In a single window of the Micromonospora sp. WMMD1155 genome:
- a CDS encoding bifunctional 3,4-dihydroxy-2-butanone-4-phosphate synthase/GTP cyclohydrolase II, translating into MTSFGSIEHAIAEIAAGRPVVVVDDADRENEGDLIFAAELATPELMAFMVRHTSGYVCVPLTESEADRLDLPPMHHTNQDRRGTAYTVTVDAREGVSTGISAADRAHTIRLLAAASTDPTDLARPGHVVPLRAREGGVLRRPGHTEAAIDLTRLAGLRPAGVLCELVNDDGTMMRLPDLEKFAAEHGLTLITIADLIAYRRRTEKQVELVADARMPTRHGVFRALGYRAEHDPAEHVAMVLGDLGDGQDVLVRVHSECLTGDVFGSLRCDCGPQLDAALARVAQEGRGVVLYVRGHEGRGIGLLHKLQAYQLQDLGRDTVDANLDLGLPADARDYGTGAQILYDLGVRSMRLLTNNPAKRAGLEGYGLTITGREGLPAGAHPENLRYLRTKRDRMGHLLDELDEGSEAPLGRPVADDEIGA; encoded by the coding sequence GTGACGAGCTTCGGAAGCATCGAGCACGCGATCGCGGAGATCGCGGCCGGTCGGCCGGTCGTCGTGGTCGACGACGCGGACCGGGAGAACGAGGGCGACCTGATCTTCGCGGCCGAGCTGGCCACGCCGGAGCTGATGGCGTTCATGGTGCGCCACACCTCCGGGTACGTCTGCGTGCCGTTGACCGAGAGCGAGGCCGACCGCCTCGACCTGCCGCCGATGCACCACACCAACCAGGACCGGCGCGGCACCGCGTACACGGTGACGGTGGACGCCCGGGAGGGGGTCAGCACCGGCATCTCGGCGGCCGACCGGGCGCACACCATCCGGCTGCTCGCCGCCGCGTCCACCGACCCGACCGACCTGGCCCGCCCCGGGCACGTGGTGCCGCTGCGCGCCCGCGAGGGCGGGGTGCTGCGTCGGCCCGGGCACACCGAGGCCGCGATCGACCTGACCCGGCTGGCCGGGCTGCGCCCGGCCGGCGTGCTCTGCGAGCTGGTCAACGACGACGGCACCATGATGCGGCTGCCCGACCTGGAGAAGTTCGCCGCCGAGCACGGCCTGACGCTGATCACCATCGCCGACCTGATCGCCTACCGGCGGCGCACCGAGAAGCAGGTCGAGCTGGTCGCCGACGCCCGGATGCCCACCCGGCACGGCGTGTTCCGGGCGCTCGGCTACCGCGCCGAGCACGACCCGGCCGAGCACGTCGCGATGGTGCTGGGCGACCTCGGCGACGGCCAGGACGTGCTGGTCCGGGTGCACTCCGAGTGCCTGACCGGGGACGTGTTCGGTTCGCTGCGCTGCGACTGCGGCCCGCAGTTGGACGCCGCGCTGGCCCGGGTCGCGCAGGAGGGGCGGGGCGTCGTGCTCTACGTCCGCGGGCACGAGGGGCGGGGCATCGGGCTGCTGCACAAGCTTCAGGCGTACCAGTTGCAGGATCTCGGCCGGGACACCGTCGACGCCAACCTCGACCTGGGGTTGCCGGCCGACGCCCGGGACTACGGCACCGGCGCACAGATCCTCTACGACCTGGGTGTGCGCTCGATGCGGCTGCTCACCAACAACCCGGCCAAGCGGGCCGGGTTGGAGGGGTACGGGTTGACGATCACCGGCCGCGAGGGGCTGCCGGCCGGGGCGCACCCGGAGAATCTGCGCTACCTGCGCACCAAGCGGGACCGGATGGGTCACCTGCTGGACGAGTTGGACGAGGGGTCCGAGGCGCCGCTGGGGCGTCCGGTCGCCGACGACGAGATCGGAGCATGA
- the pnuC gene encoding nicotinamide riboside transporter PnuC translates to MGALGWLVDAQVQVAGSPVLVREIVGNAFGLISALLGLRRVVWAWPVGMIGNALLLTVFLGGVFATPQAHDLYGQAGRQVFFFAVSVYGWWRWQRNRRADAGQAAVVPRWATGRERLMLLLAAVVGTAAAYPVLKALGSWGPLPDAWILTGSLLATYGMARGWVEFWLLWIAVDAVGVPLLLRGGFYPSAVMYLIYGALCVWGFAAWWRTSRATRPATARPIYTEAVA, encoded by the coding sequence ATGGGTGCGCTCGGTTGGCTGGTGGACGCCCAGGTGCAGGTGGCCGGCTCGCCGGTGCTGGTCCGGGAGATCGTCGGCAACGCGTTCGGCCTGATCTCCGCGCTGCTCGGGCTGCGCCGGGTGGTCTGGGCCTGGCCGGTCGGCATGATCGGCAACGCGCTGCTCCTGACCGTCTTCCTCGGCGGGGTGTTCGCCACCCCGCAGGCGCACGACCTGTACGGGCAGGCCGGACGACAGGTGTTCTTCTTCGCGGTCAGCGTCTACGGCTGGTGGCGCTGGCAGCGCAACCGTCGCGCCGACGCCGGGCAGGCGGCGGTCGTCCCACGGTGGGCCACCGGGCGGGAGCGGCTGATGCTGTTGCTGGCCGCCGTGGTCGGCACCGCCGCCGCGTACCCGGTGCTCAAGGCACTGGGCTCGTGGGGTCCGCTGCCCGACGCCTGGATCCTCACCGGCAGTCTGCTGGCCACGTACGGCATGGCCCGCGGCTGGGTGGAGTTCTGGCTGCTGTGGATCGCGGTGGACGCGGTCGGCGTGCCGCTGCTGCTGCGCGGCGGGTTCTACCCGTCCGCGGTCATGTACCTGATCTACGGCGCGCTGTGCGTCTGGGGCTTCGCCGCCTGGTGGCGCACCTCGCGCGCCACCCGCCCGGCCACCGCCCGACCCATCTACACGGAGGCTGTCGCGTGA
- a CDS encoding riboflavin synthase, whose protein sequence is MFTGIIEELGEIVRVTATAGDSALIGVRGPLVTSDARHGDSIAVNGVCLTVVDVADGVFTADVMGETLRRSALGALSVGDPVNLERAAALGSRLGGHLVQGHVDGVGEVISREPAEHWETVRFRLPAGLSRYVVEKGSITIDGVSLTVAEVGADEFAVGLIPTTLKLTTLGAKGAGDPVNLEVDVLAKYVERLLGDRLAGSDGAGAAPITGGVA, encoded by the coding sequence ATGTTCACCGGCATTATCGAAGAGTTGGGGGAGATCGTCCGGGTCACGGCGACGGCGGGCGATTCCGCGCTGATCGGCGTCCGTGGTCCGTTGGTCACCTCGGACGCCCGGCACGGCGACTCCATCGCGGTCAACGGCGTCTGCCTGACCGTGGTGGACGTGGCCGACGGGGTCTTCACCGCCGACGTGATGGGCGAGACGCTGCGCCGCTCCGCGCTGGGTGCGCTGAGCGTCGGTGACCCGGTCAACCTGGAGCGGGCCGCCGCGCTCGGCAGCCGGCTCGGTGGGCACCTGGTGCAGGGCCACGTGGACGGGGTCGGCGAGGTGATCTCCCGGGAGCCGGCCGAGCACTGGGAGACGGTCCGGTTCCGGCTGCCCGCCGGCCTGTCCCGGTACGTGGTGGAGAAGGGCTCGATCACCATCGACGGTGTTTCGCTGACCGTGGCCGAGGTGGGCGCGGACGAGTTCGCCGTCGGGTTGATCCCGACCACGCTCAAGCTGACCACGCTCGGCGCGAAGGGGGCCGGCGACCCGGTCAACCTGGAGGTCGACGTGCTGGCCAAGTACGTCGAGCGGCTGCTCGGCGACCGGTTGGCCGGCTCCGACGGCGCCGGGGCGGCCCCGATCACGGGCGGGGTGGCCTGA